TTTATAGTCTTGAGGTATGTGTTTTGATGAGCTCATACCGTTTGTCCTTTGCTTTTAGATGAAACGTGGAATCTATTCTTTCCCTTAAACATAGGATGCTAATTGTCTCTGCCATGTCTCAAGGCTGCTGTTGTTAGGTTCCTGCactgcaatttttttattttatttttcttttactacTGACAAGTATTTTGATATGTTTTCTTCCATTCCATAGTTCAAATTTGTACTATGTGTAAATGTAAAAGACAAAATTAAGATGCACTACTTGTGTTTCCTTTGGTTGTTTGATGGCAAAGGTCTAATTTTGTCATATTGTGTTTGTTATTGCATTTGATgcattgttattgttattgccTCTGCGCATCATTTGGACTAGTTTGTTATTTTAGCAAGGATATGAAAGTGTTTTTGTGTTCTATTTTGTGGAGGGCCTTCGATCGTCAAGACACCTTATTAGCTTCAGATTGCATCATTCTAGAATGATTGGTTCTACATGCTCAATAATATCAAACGTTGTTGATCCTGATAAATTTGAATCTTAGCAAGTCCAAGATTTGAAGAAATAAGTCAGAATTAATttctcaaacaaataaacattGCTGCTTTGGCATGTGGATTTTATGGCTGAGACCAGGATGTATGAAAATGAGCTTAGAAACTAAGTGCTTTATATGCATAATGGAATGAATAATACAGTGATTTGTCGTTCTGGGCTTTTAAAACTGAGCACTTGAATTGTTGACCTTCGTCCAGGGATGATAGCTGGAATTTGGTATCATGACATTCTTTGATCTATTGGCATCATGCtatctagattttttttcctcaacaGCTTTCCTTTAGTTCCCTTGATCAGTTTCCTAGTCGGACTATTGTCGaaacatgtgtttttttttccatgctCATGAATCTCAAAATGTGCATATTTTGCCATTACTTATCTACTATGCAATTATTTCAAATCAAAGACATGTATAGATATAATGCCCCTCTAACTCCAGCTTGCAAAATGGCCCCCTTATTATGTTAAGCCTTTCAAACATCGGGATGCTACCTTGTGCCATCTATGGATATAGGTACATCTTGCTTTTGCTAGTACTAGTACTATTAGGAATGATGGAAATAAGACAAACTAGCCTTCAAATGATAAGTTCCATTTTTTGGAATTTCAATCATGAAGGTGACGATAGTTAGTTTAGCGTGGAGGTTTATGAGAACCAGATATGACAAATTAAAAGTGGAAGTTTGAGACATCATCTCAATTGATTTAGAAAGAGAGAAACATCTTATCCATTTTAGAGCAATGACTGTAAACTGCTGCAGTAAACAATCTGGACCCTGgactagagaaaaaaataatccaaaaaggTTCTTCCAACAGAAAATATTAGATTGGTGTCATCAAGCATGCTACAACTATTGGTGGGAAGCCAAATAATTGCTGCTACATTGATTAACTTGATTATGATGGAATTCTGCTTGGAAAATGTTTCCTAAGAGCagaaatgcaattttttttatctttggaaGTTGACATTCATatgcaaatataaatttatgagtGGAGGAATGGAAGGAGATTGAGCATCAGAATAAGTAGTTGTTGTCCACAAAATACATTTTGctattttactttcttttgatGCCTTAACAGTATTCCTAGTAAATTTCACGTTCTGTTATTCCATCAGCTCCATGTGGATGTCATGATATTTCATTTTGCCTGACGATGATCAAGTTGAGGCGTAGGGTACTCTAGAATTTGAATAGTCTGAGTTCctcttttagtttttattcCAAATTCTTGGTGTCGTGCTGCTTATCAAACTCATATTAGTTATTCTAAGTTTTCAATTTAGAAGTGCATGAAAGAAGTCTTAATATTCAATGGACGAAGTAATTTAGATCGTTTTGAGCACTTGGAAACATGTTAAATTTCCTGTGGATATGTTTTGGTTCATCCCTATGACACTATTGACAGACACTGTGCCATGTAGCATGCAGGGCAAGTGGCTCATTTCTTTTGGATGCAAATGTCTAAACCGttcatgttatttttaaacaggTTGTAAGAGTCCGGTATGCCTTAAATATTCTTTTTCCCGCATCTTTTTTGCATGTGATACTAAATGTCAGGATTTCTAGAATCTTAGCTTTATTACAGTAATCTTTCCATTTGCTTTGTGGATTTAGTGATGTTTGTGATTCCTGAAATATTCTTGTATGTACAAATATTATTGTAGTTCATTTTTACAAGCCCCTCTAGTGCTTGCCATCTGGTCCGGGAATTATGTAGCGTCGGCTTTAGATGAAAAAGAATACATATTACGTGATCGTTGCACTCACGCAAATGAAATCCTGTTGACttgataatgaaattaaataatgtttatttgttAATGCTGTTATGTAATCATGCTTTGGATATATGAATCAGTGGCGGTTTACAATTCACAGATGCTGTTGGACAGGGTTTCTGTCAAGATGTGGATTTGTTTCACTAATATATGCATATTTTCCTGGAATGATGCTAATCATGGAGTCTATTTGCTTTCCTGGAATCACTAAATTTGTATTTCTTAGTGGAATTGTGGATAGCCCTTACTCTATTTGATCTTTGACATTAAAGGCGTAAATGTGCCTTTCTAAATAGTTTGAATTTAGTTATTTCCTTCCTTTGTTTGCCTGCGTACTGTTTTGagagatttgttttttttttaatttctatccAGGTGACTTCACAGAACTACCTAATCACCAGATAAAAGACCCCAAATTTATCAAGTGGCGGTGATTGTCAAAGCTACATGATACTTCATTTAGGTAcatattcttttctttaattctaTCAAATATCACTAGATAAAAGACAACCTTTTTCATTGTGCCAATGCTATTTTTTCGGTCGAACAGATTTGATTGTTTGTCATAGCTAAATAATTCTTAACTCCGGTAcatataattatttgttattccaTCAGGTATACTCGCAAAGCACCAAACACAacttaatttataaacaatCACCAGACAAATTGCTCAATATTTTTCCCAGTAAACATCAGGCTGAGAagtcttttatttgtttaactTCAAATGCATGCACCCTTACATTTCTTATCCCAGGATACATTTTCTGTAGATTTGCCTGATCACAAAAAGAGCATCTAGCTTACTCTTTGAAGACTCTAATCAGCCTTCCAGAGCTAGTACTTACGAAGAGATAAagtgcataaaaataaaatcttgtaagtaaatcacacacacacacacacatacatagattaataaaataagaggCTCAGTTTCACAGGCCATTCTGGGCTGCTGCACTGTAAGCCTTGCTGGCCGGTTCTCCGATGACCACCACCTCCTGCATGGCCAGCCCTTCATTTAGTTTCCGTTCTTCCGTCTCTCTCTGTGTTGATTTGTAGTAAAGTGCATACAATACCAACTGCGCAACCGCGAACATCACGCCCAAGCCATTTGGAATCTGTTCCAAAAACGATGTTCTTTCACTGTTTAGATCAATACCAGTTGTTCAAAACTTTTCTTCTTGAACTGAAAATATTATTCTGATACtttgtgtatttatttttcagAGAATTAGAAAGATAACATACAGTGATATAGAGATCAAACTTCAGTAGAGCATAAGTAGTCCAGCAAACACCATTGAAGAAAGAAGCTACAGATAGCGTCAGAGGCATGTACTCCACGCTCTTTGTTTGAATCACCAGTTTCTGCAACCCATGTAAATACAACCATTGATTCTTGAATCATTATTCAATTAAAGATATCTACTCATGCATATACTGAACCTACCATGGCAGCAAGCGGAGCGGCATACATCATAGTACCGAAGAAAACACAGAGAACTCCGACGACCATGGAACGTTGCTGGTATGAATGGATGAAAAGCAAGACCATAAGCCCGACGAGAGCAACAAAGACGAGCTCAGCGACGAACATGCTGATAACTCGAGGTCGGTTTTTCCTATCGGAAAACACTATGAACATGAGGACGTAGAAGAGCTCTATGGCCATGCCTGAGCCATTGATGGTGAGCACCAGAGTGCTATGAGGGTGAACTAATGGAAGTCCATAGACCACCCAAAGCATGCAGTTGAGAAGTGTTGCTAAGTATGGCACTGCCGAGAACTGCTCCactgttttctttttccatatCCTACAGAACGTTGGCCTAAAACATGAAGAcagtttagtttagtttagttttaaAAGCTTTGTATTATATATGTGTTGAAAAAGATTTGAGACAAGTATGATTATGTTCTTACAATGGTGATAAGAACAACAAAAGTGCAATCACATTCCCTGAAAAGAAAGAGTTTGGAGAGTGTTAATGAGGTCTAAAATATAGAAACTTAAGACTTATTGTGAGTGCAAATGATACATGTATTTAAGTGCATGATcatgaaaaaaagtaaaaacaaaaaaaaggatgaaGACATGATGAAAATGGTATGGAAAACATAGAAAACAACACCCACCCATGATCCCAACCGCTGTCCTAATAATCTCAGTGGAAACCATGGTTAAGATCTGGAGATAAGTGAGAGCTtgtgttgctgttgttgttgttgtttcttaatGCAAAGAGAAGCATAAGGTGGTGCTGTTTATATAGTGGTTTGTGATATGGTGCGCCTTCTCTATCACTCTCtagctttttttataaaataatttaaatatatatgtatgtgtatgtgcaATGTAAATTTGATAgaaagttataaattttttattaaaaaaaatggtttttgttttgtttaccaaaaagaaaatgaaaaggaaaaaaaagtggTTGCTTTGGATTTGACAACCAAAATAGATCAAAGGTACAGATATGTGAAACTCTTGCACTTAATCAAGAGTTTTTACTCATGGAAAGAAACTATATAAACGAGATAATATGCATCATCAAGAACATATAgcacatatgtttttttttttttttttaaatttacatcaaTGTTTTGAGTTTTTGAGGAATGGAATAGAATCcatagatgatgatgataagtcACTGGTTGTTGGCTGCCACTTCATTGATTTGAGATGATTTTTTTGCTTCATTGGGAATAAATTTGTGAGGAGTGGTTTcatttcattaatattattaataataataatattattattattattattattattgactaATGGCCAAGTGCCATGCTCACAAAAAATGTCAAAGAGACAAATAAATAGAGTGGTGAACCAATTACGGTGACTTAATTACTCACTATGGATTTAGATATGGGGCAGACTAATACACAGGCAATGGGTGAATATAGAACACGGTGAACATGGGTGGACAGTACTAATACAGtattttaacaatatatttatatagtacAACATCACAAAGGGTGCACCACTCACCAATCATTCATGGTGGCTACCACTAGGTTATGTCCTATTGTCGGTTACATTTTATTCTCGTGAGTGAGTTGTGATCATTAatgaaaaatactaaaatttaatttcaaaaatttaataaaataatttgtataaaataagtAAAGAATGAAGTTCACAACAGATTGAATTAGAGAGGCAGATCTTAAAAGAAGAAATGACAAACCGAAACAAAGCACATTGAGAtgcaaaaaacaacaaaaggagGCCATTTGAGAttcctttcaatcaaaatgaaatCTAGAAAAAGTAAACAATGATTGACTCAgagaagtttatatatatatttatatataaatattgttgaagtacttttttttaattaatagtttaaGTGCTAAAAAATTGgatcaaaacaaattaaattaaaaattaaactaaaacaaatttatttaacaaatcaTCAGAATCAATAAAAATTAGCTAATTCATTTTGTTAAGACTCACTAATACCTGTctaaacaacaacattaattataatacatggtttaaataaataaattttaatgggAATATATCTATAAACTTTTAGGTAAGATAATTTGACAAATGTGATATGTGCATATACAATTTAAAGACATATACACATGAGTAATAATAGTTTACCCGTACGCTCCACTCTATTGATACAATGATTAGATTACAAGTCCATTTTTACAGCTAGGACCTTCATCGCCACTTCATTCAGTATATTTCAAAATCAGATAATGAAAATCCTGTAAATTAAACCTTTTGTGATGGTGCCAATAGACAGCACTTTTtagataaaattaattatttttttaatccggTTTTGAAAAGAATATCATACTCATTAAAGTTATGTTTGTAATAGAAATGGGAGAATTATGAGTTTACAATGGAGGAATTATTGGTTCATGATGGAACTTGATAGAATTTGAATTAATGGAAGGAAAAAGCATAGAGTAGGCAAAGGTGGCACAAAAAACATTCTTCATGCGTGGCCATTGTAAGAAAAATGCTCCCATTCCACTAGAGCacaatatttactatttttggtaagtTCTTGTTACTTCTGGAAGCTTGTGGCCTTCCTTCCATCTCTTCCATTTTCGCTTGGTGTTTGGGAcctatttaattacttttattgtttttttttactcttttatattcatattttatatataagcaCATTTTCCGTGTAAGAATGGATAATGGactttgtttgtatatatactCTATGAAAAGTGgataattatgcatatatactCTCACAAtataatatgtgtatatatgttcttaatatatgtacatatacatATGCGGGTGTAATATATGAATAATCTATATCATAAATATcagtaaaataatttttgaaaaataccaATCCAGTGATAACTTACCATAAAGTGGGTGAGGGGACAGAATTTGAAGCCTTACTCATACAGTACTATTGTTCATACATTCCAATGCTATAGAGTATTATTCATTC
This genomic window from Dioscorea cayenensis subsp. rotundata cultivar TDr96_F1 chromosome 20, TDr96_F1_v2_PseudoChromosome.rev07_lg8_w22 25.fasta, whole genome shotgun sequence contains:
- the LOC120251157 gene encoding bidirectional sugar transporter SWEET4-like, which codes for MVSTEIIRTAVGIMGNVIALLLFLSPLPTFCRIWKKKTVEQFSAVPYLATLLNCMLWVVYGLPLVHPHSTLVLTINGSGMAIELFYVLMFIVFSDRKNRPRVISMFVAELVFVALVGLMVLLFIHSYQQRSMVVGVLCVFFGTMMYAAPLAAMKLVIQTKSVEYMPLTLSVASFFNGVCWTTYALLKFDLYITIPNGLGVMFAVAQLVLYALYYKSTQRETEERKLNEGLAMQEVVVIGEPASKAYSAAAQNGL